GTTTGCTTGTCCCTAAGTATTACACGAATGCATGGCTAAGGAAACCAGCTCCCGGTGGCGTCAGTAGGAAGAAGCCTAACTTTGACCAAGAAGTTCAGGATGGGTATTTACCTACTATAGATAAGATGTTTCCAATGCCGGAAGAAGCTGCGATTATACGGCATCAGATCAATGATTTTGTGAGTAATGGAGGTTGTTTCGCGCGCCCACAAGCTATAGCGGATAGGGAAAATATGAGTGTAAAACAGTGGTGAGGTTTATACGGTGGAGGAGCACCAGAGCTTTACAACTTAGTTATGAGAGTGTTGTCCCAAAGTGTCAACTCGTCTTGTGCAGAAAGATGTTGGAGCACATATAGCTACATCCACAGCGTAAACAGAAACAAATTGGGAGCTGATAGGGCTGAAAAGCTTGTGTACGTTCACTATAATCAACGTCTTCTTGCAAGGCAAAGAGCAGATTATGGGACTCGGTATAAAAATTGGGATGTAAATCccgaagaatacaacattgaagAAGCTATTGAAGTTATTGAGGCAAGGGAACGAGAAGCAGCATCTGATGATGAATTGAATTACTTTACAACACCAACACCTGCTCTTATCCCTCCATCCTCCCCTACACcaacacctccacctccacctgcACCTCCAAGTCCACAAGAGCAGGAAACACAAGCACCAATTCGAGTTCAGAGTGCTCGTAACAAACGCAAGaggcaaaaaaaaatcaatgaataAGATATATTCTCGCCCATAATTAACATTTTCTAAATATTTAAGGTTTATGTCTTATTTATTGATTATAAAATTGGATAATTAGTAATATAATTAAGATTTCTAAAAAATTTAATTTACATTCCCGACTAGTTTCTCGAATTTCATTTTTTGAAAATCTTACGATTCTCGTTCCCGTCCTCCTCTCGTTCCCGTCCCCGCTCCTAAGGTCTCTTGTGTGCACTTTATGAGAAACCCTAGAATTTTGATGTTAAAACCGCAGAAATAGAGCCAGATGTTTCCGGGTAGCGACTAACCACTGTCCAAATTTATGGTCCCAAACCTCTAAGAAAGAGAAACTTTATGAAAAATGTGCATTTCCACGTCAATAAAATGGGGTATCAGTTCAAGTTACCGAAAATCCATATAGACAAGCTAGAAAATCCTCTGTTTTGAAATAACTTGGATTCCATATTAAGACTTGCTCCAAGAGACTCTAGTTCTTTCATGGAGCATAGTGCATAAATGGCCCGACTTGAAATAAACCTACAAAGCTTCTCAATTCAACTATGGCCACATTAGGTCACGGATACAAAATTGACTAACAGCATTCCGATGCATTCAAGCAAAATACTTCGAAAAGtcgtgccaaaaaaaaaaaaaatccaaacgaACAGGCGTCCCCATGAAATTGAAAATATTTGGTCAGCCCAATAATCATTTTGTGGCAGTTTGGGCCCATTTGTTTTCTAGAAAAACTGGAGAAAATGACATGCTAAGCTAGCGCTCTATCATCTGATCTGAGCTACATTCCCCAAATTTGAACAGCATCTATCCATCTTTATCAAGAAGAAATCTACATAATTAGTCAAAAATTACCAAGTTGAAGACAGGTCTTCTCTGTATATCTTTTTTATCGGTGATGGGAACAATACCAAACCTCCTGCCAGAATCTATTAATTTTAGAGGTGCATGTTCCAAACAATCCTCTACAGGATATACAGCTAGCCCGCCCACTGCAGCTCGTCCTGAACTGAGTGTACCCCGATGCACCCTATCAGAACCTGTCAATACCCATATATGGCCAAAATGTTATATACTAAGTTTCAAGTGCAGTAGAGTTGGATTCTCACACAACTGGACATTCATTTGCAGTTTTGCACTCTCACGACTCACCTTGGTATGAAATGCAGGATAATTTTGGACGATGATAATGCAGCTTCATCTGTGTTTCAATTGAGatcaactttgaagagaaatgtATGGAATCTGCCGGTAGTTCTTCTGCTAAAGCTTCAAGTAGGGCTTTCCTGTGAATTGACCTAGGTCCACCTGAAAGCCACGCGTTCCTACAAAATATTCCGGGGTTACAAAGAGCATGAGTCGGGATATGTCGTGCTTCCGGCAATCAAGAGCATAAATCAGACATATCGCACTTCTGGATCTCAAACAGAGCCCAGTCTTGCCCAAATTTATTTGTCTACTCGGGTAAGTTGAAAAAGTACATTTAGGAGTAGAAAATGGATTGGTTAAATTGAACTTACCTTCCTCTAGGTCCAACTCATGAGCCGGTTGTCTTAACTCCACTTGCCACATTTTTGATGTATGTCCTTCGAATCGAAACAAGCAACAAAGAAACTTTTATTAATTTTCTTTGAGCAGATACTATAAAAATAAATCGATAAAACTTAGATGGGGTATCCGAAATTGGGTAACATGCAGTATGAAACCTGAATCAATTAGCTAAATCAAAGGATCATTCAGCTCGTTGTCTCTCAATTGATCTCCCTAGCATTTTTGTGGATATACACATTATAGAGCACTTGGGCACATAAAATCTATTGCTCGATAAAACTAAGATCCAACAATTAACAGGTATACCAGAAAATATGCAAACAAAGACAGATAGAAGAAAGTAATAGGAGGGTAGATTGCAGCAAGTTTATGAGCAACGCCAAGTGATTCAAGAATCAAGATCCAAGCATTTGAGAAGAGAATAAAGGCAGCACCCGTGACTCTTAAGCTCATTAGCTCTTTCTAACACTAAACTTCTCACACCTACTTTCTTTAGTGCTAAACCTGCAATCCCACCTCCTACTATCACTACTTCCTCTTTTATCAATATGTTTTCCATCTCTCTCTAGAATTCTATTGGTCTTAATGTGTTTAATCTCTAGGCATTTAAACAGATAGATCAAGGATTCAACTTAATAATTGCAGTAAACAAAAGGTTCTAATTTTTATGAATATTTTTTGTGAATAATGAAAACTTTTGAGGTCAGCTGTAGTCACCAAATGAGACAAACTGAGGAATCTTTTTTCCTAAATGGAAACTAGTAGAATCTTTGGCTTTATATCTTCAATTATTTGATCCAAATATTAACTGAATATGAGTACAGAAAAAAATTGTACAAAAAACGTGCACGTATTCATGACAAAAGAACACCTCTTCCAATATATTGCAATAGGCATATATACCTAGGAACATAAATAATAAGTCTGATTGTTAAAGAGAGTATTACCACAATTGTAATGGaagaaggaacttcatcaaccatCCTCCAATGCCACCAGACGACGacgatccaccaccaccaccaccactttgaGAAACCCATCCTGAAATATATGAAGGCAGTAATCTTGGGACATAATTCCTTCATTTCTAATGTAGACGTCCTGACACGACGGTATCTTCTATGCTGAGGATCAGTACTACAGTTATGACGTTCAGTTGTTTTTAACCTTTAACCTTTTCCACAGCCCTTTCAAATTTATTGGAATCTCCATCTATATTATGGGATGAGACTAACATGACAAACTTCATTTTTGTTTGAGCTTAATGGCCGATATACCCGTAACCTGTGTTTATGGAAAAGTTTAAATCAAACATGACACTAACTATTTATCCAAATGGCATCTTAGTGAATTCGGTACCCAAATTTTCCAGAATTCAGAGATGGTAGCTAGACCAACTATTAACATTCACATTTCGAGACGAGGCAGAGAACTGCTAATTGTTTTTCTATTGACGCTGAAGCTGCTAATAAAGATGCAAAAAGGGTTCAAGATAATCTGCAAATAGGGAGTCAGTCAAAGACACGGAAACAATTCTGCTGATAAAGAGGCAAATTCTTTGCTTGTGACAGTCTGCAATTTTTCGAAAGTAATTGTATCGTTCCTGCAGCCTCATGAAAGTGAATTACTTGATTATTTATGGAGAACCTTACCGATTCTTGCAACCCCGTAAAAGTAAAATAATGAATCCTGTGTTAGTTCTTCAGTCCAATATAGTTCCTGGGTTTAATAGCTTCTCTACTAACTCGAGTATAACAAAACTAAACACTGCTTACAAACTTTGTTGAATCTATACTTATGCGTCATCTATAGTTTGAATAAGCTTCCACCTTCTAGGACTCAACAACTCCAATCAAACAAATGAAACTACAAGTATATGCGAACACTAATGTAGACAAGTCCAGTTAAACCACCAATAAAGCTCAGGTGATGTAAGTTAAATCCAAAATCGCCATATCAATGACATATACAGATGTATGTTGACAGTACCAGTTTTGGCAAAAGTACCTATGACCAGAAAAATGACACTAACATTTTTGAAGCAGTGGCAGTAGAGCAATTCTGTGGATTCCAAGAGAAACACAAAAATAGTCTCATACGACATTCATAAAGTGCGAGAGCATACTTTGGTTTACCAGTAAATTAAGTTGTATCTTATATGTGTCCTCTCTGCCTTCAAAATTTGAAATGTACCTAAAATGCTTGACTAAATTCAACTATAACTCAACTTAAATTAAATAGGGGAAAGATACAAAAAGAGATAACTAAGCAATGAAAATCTGAATCTAGTGATTGGATACCAGACACAGATTAAATCAGTGTACATAGCGGCCGAAACTTGTTTAAAAAATGCTTTTCATATATAAATAGGTTAGAGATTCATTACCATACCATTCATGCATATAGTGCAGAAAGGATCGGTATGAGGAAGAATAGCTGCCATCAACATGTTTATATCAAAACTGTTTGAAAAGAAACCTGTTCTTTTGCTTTTAATTATAGCTACATGGAACATTAACAGCATGGGTAACTTGCTGACAGAATTGAAAAGGATGGAAATTACTTTTCTAAACTACTATAAGTCAAATAGGGAAATTCCTGTCAATcaaatatggaaaaaaaataacTACAACGTAAAACTAGCATTGTTGTATGCATAACAACTTGCTAAActagaaacctaaaaataaaatttccTGATCAATACATACCAGCTGAAAAGGTTGATTAAATGTGGGTAAGACGGTGAAAATGCCATTGACGATAATTTGATGCATCTGGCCTGAAGATAGATTCCAGCCTTTTCAACTCAACGTCATAACTGTAGTACTGATCCTCAGTGAAGCGGTCGTACTCATATTCCCTAGTAGAAACATAAAAGATGATCTTCAGTGTAGGATTTGAAATAGCTGCTACAAAAACAGGAGCAGCTTTACACGGTGTTGCCTCATAAGCGTTATGGTACATGTTAATATCACACTTCTTTATCCATCTCTTCGTTTCTGCATCCTCCGTCAAAAACCATAGTGCAAACTTCCCCATATAGTCAATATCAAGGTAGTGACAGTGATACCGATCCATGTCAAGTTGCCTAGAATTCGTGTAATCAAGGATACAGAGTGACCCCTCAATCTCTAGTAGTTTGGACGTTTTTGAAGCTCCCTCTGGGTATTCTATTGTATCATATGATTCTCTACTAACATCAATACGAAGTACTTTCCTGTCAAAACGATACAAAAAATTCAAATACCCATTTGCAGACAATGCTTTATATTTGCCTCTTAAACAAAAATCCATCTTCGGAATATTAATATCTCTCCATGAATCACTTCCATCTCGGGTACCAAGAGTAACAATCTTGAAGAACCACTGTGTAGTCACAACCGGCACAATCTGTCTAGGCAGTATTTCGATATAATAACAACCAATACAAATAACTTTAAACTTTTCCATGATTGGATCAAAAACCAAATGAAAATACAGATCATCCATATGTCTTTGCACGACTGGACCATCAAGAATGGGAAGCTTAATCGAATTACAAgtaattggattataaacatgatGACTAAACTCACGGTCTCCTTCTTCAGCAGATAAAATTACTAAACCATCAAACGATCCTCGAATCTTGAGTTTCTTGTTAAATAAACCCTGTCTAAAATAGGACAACATGTATTTTTGTTTCTCAATATCATAGAAACAAATTCCCTTGGATTTTTTAACACCACGCTGCCAGTCTTGAAATGATTCAGGCCCTTCACCATTGAAATTCCTATCATCTGAATCGGGATAATTTCCAGAAAGATCGATAAATCCAGGAGATGCACAATTTCGAATTGAATGCAATTTGATAAAATCGGAATCATTGAGGATTAAACTAGACCATGATTTGCATACACATCTAAACGGCATTAAACAATCGATCGGTGATCTGGTAAGTATATCATATGCAATAATATCAAAAGGAAGAGAAGGAACAAGAGATTTACTGGACCCTTCAGAATTGCCACCGTCACCGATTTCTTTCTGCTTCTTCGTCGTCATTATCAGTCTCTTCTGTGTTTCTTGTGTACACTTTCTGAGTAACCCTAGAAAAAATGAGAACAAATGTTCCCGGGAGTGACAAAAAAATCTTTAAGAAAAAAACGTTTCGGAAAACGATAGCCTATCAACATGCCACGTAAGTGGActtataaatttatttatttataatatatatatatataattttttgcaATTCCTCTCATGGTCAAACGAGAGCTTTGGCGTGGTGCATAAATGGTTTGATTCCAGGAGTCACCGTTGCTAATGCGAAACCATTTACTGGGTAGGGTGTTTAAAAATTTATACTCCTACTAGATTATTTTAGCTTGTTTTACACAGTTGTTCGTATCCTCCCAAATAAACTGATACCTATTAACAACTATACTTGGAGTAATGAACTCGGTAGTTGTGAATGTGAACCTGACTAGATCAATGCTTATTTTAGAATAAATTAATGACCGACCAACCAATGTAATGTTGGTATAATAGCGTAAAATCCCACCTAACCATGCAAACCAGATGCTATATAATGAAATTATGATGTTAATTATAATATGCATGAACAAAAATATGTGTGTAAATAAAGTAAAATAGTTGTCAACAAGCAGAAATTTACGTGGTTTGGTTGTTAAGTAAGCTTACGCCCACATGAATTGTACTAGTCATAATACGGTTATACAAATTGATAGTAATACTCAAGCTAAGTGAACGGAATAATTACAAGTATGAGCTTTGGGTTCGGCACTCAAGAACCAGATAATATTACTCTTAGGTGGGTATTCTCACTCTCAAACTTGTGTGTCTCTCTCAAAATAGACTCGTACAGTCTCTTTTTATAGCCCATTTGACTATGTCGGACTCCATAGATTCTCCAGAATATTCCTTGTGATGCTCTCAGGAACTGTCCCGATTGTACCGTCCTGCCAACCCGACCAACTTATTATTTCTTGAAACCTTACCTAGATACTATGTCTTACACGAGTTGACCGTTCTGACCCTTCATTAAATGTCTCAACGCTCACTTTGATCTTCATGGCTCATTTAAATACTTTCCATGCGTCACAATCCCTTTCTTCTGGTAGATATCGCACGTGGGTGAGATGATCTCATGCTACCGCGTACATACTTTGTTATTCTCCAAGCATCCATCAGATATTATCTCTTATagtttgtttcattttttatcGGGGAAAAAGGTACGATGAGAAGAAAAAGTTCCTGTCAGTTGTGCCTAGTTATATCCCCGGAAGCTTGTTATCTTATCTTGAGTTCACAACTACTTATGGTCTTGAAAGTCCATAAAGAAAGATAATCAAAGAACTAGGAATATATGATCTCATAATAAGAATTGGAGACATAAAAGACCCAACGGATAATTACACATAATTGTATCTAAATTAGCGTAGGAGATACCTGGATAAAAATCATATAATTGATATACATAATATCTTTGTGAAAAATGTCAAGCTAAAAATCATGTGACGGATACGGAAGACTACGTGACGCTTGAGACTAATTAGAGGTTGAGCCAGGGCCGTAAGGCCCCCGTGATACCTAGTTTTAATTATAATAGATGAGCCACATTTAACCTCAAATTAAAAACCTTTTACATTGTTTgagttatcaatttttttttgatattgagGTCGTAGTTGCGGCATATGATCAATTGTGATTATTTAACATGGTCATCAACTATACATGCAAATTGTAGTAGGTCTGATTCAATAGTGCAAATATCTTGATTAGGAAACAAAGAATAAAAGCTTCATTGGATTATTTGTTAAACTCGAACAGATGCAGCGAGTTGCTGGTTGTAGAATGAAGTATCACGGATCCAACTCTTTGTTATATAGTAGTCTATCATGATCCAACTCGCTACCTAGCCACAGTATGattcccaatcaatttcagcagATTTACGCCTCTTACTCATACTTAAGGCTTACTATCTAGTTCGGTGCTCAACAGAAGCCAGTTCACGAGGCTGAGTTGGAACTAGGACACATCAACCCGTAATCCAAGAGAGGGAGGTGTTTGCTGGCTGTATGAAGCCAGCCTGACGGGGTTCCCTCTGCTTCAGTATAGGCACAACCCCATCCTATGCTAGGATCATGCATGCCAACTCCCAACTTGGAACGGGCAAGTCGATATATAGTGTGCTAGAACCTTCCCGGTGAATCCAACACAATATCTAACCATCCTAATATCCCCGCTTGGGGTACAAGCTCACACTACTCGACGTATTACACACGTAATTATATGATATtgttaaaattttaattagataTAAATTATGACTTATGAGCAGCAATTTATGAGTATCTAAAAAATATATTTCGAGTATTAGACTGAGTTTTGGCGATTTACAAGTCCGTATTTATTACTTCTCGCTTCAAGCTCTCTAACCGAGTTAGGGCTTGGGACGGGTTTTTGTCTGTCTCaatacctgtacctccctatggGCGGTACATGTACCCGTTTAACTCAATACGGGATGGGACGGAACCGGTTCTTTACCTGTAGCATAtgtgggaaaagaaaaaaaaaacaaaaaatcttgaAAGTTCTAACTTTAACAACTTGAAATGCTAAGACCTAAATTCATACTTTAAGAAACATCTTCaaagttataagttcaacaacTTCAACTATTTAAGACTTCAAGTAGAAAAAACAGAAAGCAAAGTAAAAAACAGCACTTCCGCAATTCGGCTTTGGCACTTGACCACTTCCATAAGTTTGCTGCAACAAGAAACGAACTTTGTCTCCAAGCATCAAGCATCCAAGACCTCTGACAATTGAACCACACCCAAGATGTCTACAACAACAATTTATATTTCAGTTTATGTATGTTTTGAAGTTACTCTATTATGCACAAAGGGCAGAGATGGTACATCTGATCTATACTGTTTCTCAAAATCACCAGACCTTACTCAAAATCCAGAGTCACAAACTataataaaatatctaaaaatctcCCAGACTATTAGAACAAACATTGAAACACTCACTAAGAAACGCAGAAGCAATTAGCACAGTTACATTCTAAAAACATGCAAACAGATTgggaatgaaaatgaaaatcattAGAGTGGTCATAGACTGATGTTTCACAAAGGATAGACCTTATAATCGACAAAACCAGCGATATTTGTTGATATATTGTTTCCTAAAACTAACATTGTTGCACGCATAGGAACTTGCTAAACTAGAAACCTAACAATAAAATTTCCTGAGCAATACAtaccagttaatggctagtccacccgtgaaaaagatttactctctagtccaaaaacatgtttttggactagattatttactctctagtccaaaaacttcgtggagactataaagtgtattttataaattcctaaaacacccttccaggtctaataAGTATCaccacatgtaaatgttactagtagtatgttactacatactagtagtatcaatacggtgatactgcatattaatatgtattgtactagtagtaacaaaaatatcttattgttactagtaaattatgtaactactttactatactaaactagtatactagtatactactatagtatagtatactagtagtaactagtactagtagtaaaatatgtagtatcaatacataacaatttttttgatatgtagtatcaatatataacatactacatatcaaacatactacatatcaatatataacatactacatgtcaatatgtagtatcactacataacatattacataggaatatgtagtatcaatatataacatattactactagtatactacatactacatactaagagataagagaaaactctatatacatattgttcatgGATCTTTAATTAAATATACTTGCAA
This is a stretch of genomic DNA from Papaver somniferum cultivar HN1 chromosome 1, ASM357369v1, whole genome shotgun sequence. It encodes these proteins:
- the LOC113283864 gene encoding putative F-box protein At5g62660 — encoded protein: MTTKKQKEIGDGGNSEGSSKSLVPSLPFDIIAYDILTRSPIDCLMPFRCVCKSWSSLILNDSDFIKLHSIRNCASPGFIDLSGNYPDSDDRNFNGEGPESFQDWQRGVKKSKGICFYDIEKQKYMLSYFRQGLFNKKLKIRGSFDGLVILSAEEGDREFSHHVYNPITCNSIKLPILDGPVVQRHMDDLYFHLVFDPIMEKFKVICIGCYYIEILPRQIVPVVTTQWFFKIVTLGTRDGSDSWRDINIPKMDFCLRGKYKALSANGYLNFLYRFDRKVLRIDVSRESYDTIEYPEGASKTSKLLEIEGSLCILDYTNSRQLDMDRYHCHYLDIDYMGKFALWFLTEDAETKRWIKKCDINMYHNAYEATPCKAAPVFVAAISNPTLKIIFYVSTREYEYDRFTEDQYYSYDVELKRLESIFRPDASNYRQWHFHRLTHI